In Mustela nigripes isolate SB6536 chromosome 2, MUSNIG.SB6536, whole genome shotgun sequence, a single window of DNA contains:
- the LOC132010258 gene encoding intersectin-1-like — MDSGSSESPASLKRVASPAAKPAVSGEEFIAMYTYESSEQGDLTFQQGDVILVTKKDGDWWTGTVGDKSGVFPSNYVRLKDSEGSGTAGKTGSLGKKPEIAQGIACYMATGPEQLTLAPGQLILIRKKNPGGWWEGELQARGKKRQIGWFPANYVKLLSPGTSKITRTEPPKPTALLAVCQVIGVYDYSAQNDDELAFSKSQIINVLNKDDPDWWRGEVSGQVGLFPSNY, encoded by the coding sequence ATGGATTCTGGTTCTTCAGAAAGTCCCGCTAGTCTGAAGAGAGTAGCGTCGCCAGCAGCCAAGCCAGCTGTTTCTGGAGAAGAATTTATTGCCATGTACACTTACGAGAGTTCTGAGCAAGGCGATTTAACCTTTCAGCAAGGGGATGTGATTTTGGTTACCAAGAAAGATGGTGACTGGTGGACAGGAACAGTGGGCGACAAGTCCGGAGTCTTCCCTTCTAACTATGTGAGGCTTAAGGACTCAGAGGGCTCTGGAACTGCTGGGAAAACAGGGAGTttaggaaaaaaacctgaaatcgcGCAGGGGATCGCCTGCTACATGGCCACCGGCCCTGAGCAGCTCACTCTGGCCCCTGGTCAGCTGATTCTGATCCGGAAAAAGAACCCAGGTGGTTGGTGGGAAGGAGAGCTGCAAGCACGTGGGAAGAAGCGCCAGATAGGCTGGTTCCCTGCTAATTACGTAAAACTTCTAAGCCCCGGGACAAGCAAAATCACTCGAACGGAGCCCCCGAAGCCGACAGCGCTCCTGGCAGTGTGCCAGGTCATCGGCGTGTATGACTACAGCGCCCAGAATGACGACGAGCTGGCCTTCAGCAAGAGCCAGATCATCAACGTCCTCAACAAGGACGACCCCGACTGGTGGAGAGGGGAGGTCAGCGGCCAGGTGGGGCTCTTCCCCTCCAACTACTGA